A single Acidaminococcus sp. DNA region contains:
- the larE gene encoding ATP-dependent sacrificial sulfur transferase LarE translates to MTLEEFFKKYPTVAIALSGGVDSTYLTAQAARYAQKVHAYTVRSAFQPEFEIEEAAAMAKRCGVSHTILKADILAVPEVAANPKNRCYYCKKMVFSTLSAEAARDGFSIILDGTNASDDVADRPGMKALKEMGVLSPLRLCGLTKAEIRKQSKALGLPTWNKPSYACLATRIPTGEQITQEKLSRTEWAETYLRNLGFRDFRVRLFNNCAKLQITAAQWPLAEAHREAILNTLRTRYDGVLLDLEVRP, encoded by the coding sequence GTGACACTTGAAGAATTCTTTAAGAAATATCCGACCGTCGCCATTGCTCTTTCCGGCGGAGTCGATTCAACTTACTTGACGGCACAAGCTGCACGCTATGCCCAAAAAGTTCATGCTTATACCGTACGTTCTGCTTTCCAGCCCGAATTCGAAATCGAGGAAGCCGCCGCTATGGCTAAGCGCTGCGGTGTTTCCCACACCATTTTAAAAGCCGACATCCTGGCGGTTCCCGAAGTGGCGGCCAATCCGAAAAATCGCTGTTACTACTGCAAAAAGATGGTTTTTTCTACACTTTCTGCCGAAGCTGCCAGAGATGGTTTTTCCATTATCCTCGATGGTACGAACGCTTCGGATGACGTGGCAGACCGCCCGGGAATGAAAGCCTTAAAAGAAATGGGAGTCCTTTCTCCGCTCCGGCTCTGCGGTCTCACCAAGGCAGAAATACGCAAGCAAAGCAAGGCACTCGGTCTTCCCACCTGGAACAAACCCTCCTATGCCTGCCTCGCCACCCGGATTCCAACGGGCGAACAGATCACCCAGGAAAAATTAAGCCGGACCGAGTGGGCCGAAACCTATTTGCGGAACCTGGGTTTCCGCGATTTCCGGGTCCGCCTGTTTAATAATTGTGCTAAACTACAAATTACGGCTGCCCAGTGGCCTCTTGCGGAAGCCCATCGTGAAGCCATCCTGAACACGCTGCGTACCCGTTACGACGGTGTGCTCCTTGACCTGGAGGTGCGCCCATGA
- the bioA gene encoding adenosylmethionine--8-amino-7-oxononanoate transaminase yields the protein MNTWQERDLKLIWHPCSQMKDYETLPPIVVDHAQGAWLYDEDGKAYLDIISSWWANLLGHRNPVVSEHIKKQLDTLEHVIFANFSHKPAITLAERLLKIVPKGLCKFHFNDNGSSSVEAALKMVFQYALQTGHPEKKRFMCLSEGYHGETIGALSVGSMDLFAKLYQPMMMDNIHVQAPDCYRCPFRKTRETCSCECFCYAEEAFSKHAGETCAIIVEPLLQGSAGMRIYPALYLKKLRALCDAYDVKLICDEIATGFGRTGKFFACHHAGITPDVMCVSKGLTGGYMPMSITITTQEIYDAFYADYGEHKAFVHSHTYAGNPLGCAAAHGVLDVMEHEHILEKAAQTAQWLTGRMKETFGSHPHVGEIRHIGLIHAMELVADKKTKTPFDEKLRIGYAIYKKALEKGLVLRPLGDVLYFNPPLNITKEELDTAIRITEEAMEEVL from the coding sequence ATGAACACTTGGCAAGAACGGGATTTAAAACTCATCTGGCATCCCTGCTCCCAGATGAAGGATTATGAAACACTGCCGCCTATTGTGGTCGATCACGCACAAGGGGCCTGGCTCTACGATGAAGATGGGAAAGCATATCTGGACATCATCAGTTCCTGGTGGGCCAATTTGCTGGGGCATCGGAATCCGGTCGTTTCAGAACATATCAAAAAGCAGCTTGACACGCTGGAGCATGTCATTTTTGCCAATTTTTCCCATAAACCGGCGATTACGCTGGCAGAACGGCTGCTGAAAATTGTTCCCAAGGGTTTGTGCAAATTTCATTTTAACGATAATGGTTCCTCTTCGGTTGAAGCTGCGCTTAAGATGGTATTCCAGTACGCACTGCAGACAGGACACCCGGAAAAGAAGCGTTTCATGTGTTTATCGGAAGGCTACCACGGGGAAACAATCGGCGCGTTGTCCGTAGGGAGCATGGATCTTTTTGCCAAACTTTATCAACCGATGATGATGGACAATATCCATGTGCAGGCACCGGATTGCTATCGCTGTCCTTTCCGCAAGACGCGGGAGACATGCAGCTGTGAATGCTTCTGTTATGCGGAAGAAGCTTTTTCCAAACACGCCGGAGAAACCTGTGCCATTATCGTTGAACCGCTGCTCCAGGGCAGTGCCGGTATGCGGATTTATCCGGCTTTGTATCTGAAGAAGCTCCGAGCCCTGTGTGATGCCTATGATGTAAAACTGATTTGTGATGAGATTGCGACAGGATTCGGACGCACGGGTAAATTCTTTGCCTGCCATCATGCCGGTATCACGCCTGACGTCATGTGCGTTTCCAAGGGCCTGACGGGCGGATATATGCCTATGTCCATTACGATTACGACGCAGGAAATTTATGATGCTTTTTATGCTGATTACGGGGAACATAAAGCCTTTGTTCATAGTCATACCTATGCCGGAAATCCTCTTGGCTGTGCGGCGGCGCACGGTGTCCTTGATGTCATGGAACACGAACACATCCTTGAAAAGGCTGCTCAGACCGCACAGTGGCTGACGGGCCGTATGAAAGAAACTTTTGGCAGCCATCCGCATGTCGGGGAAATCCGGCATATCGGCCTGATCCATGCCATGGAACTTGTAGCGGATAAAAAGACAAAAACGCCTTTTGATGAAAAACTGCGTATTGGTTATGCCATTTATAAAAAGGCATTGGAAAAAGGATTGGTGCTTCGCCCGCTGGGAGATGTCCTGTATTTTAACCCACCGCTCAATATTACAAAAGAGGAGCTGGATACGGCGATTCGGATTACTGAAGAGGCTATGGAAGAGGTGCTTTAA
- the larC gene encoding nickel pincer cofactor biosynthesis protein LarC produces the protein MRTLFLDCSMGAAGDMLTASLLSLFPDPEAMIQKLNTFGIPGVTYALEQTDRCGIAGLMVHVTVHGEEEAPSEAVLSHHKDHMESHEHHHEHEHTHIHEHEHEHDHEHEHHHHHSHHALHDVQTVINQLHADPSVKTKALAVYDLLAAAESKAHHKPVTEIHFHEVGQLDAIADIMAVCELMTQLAPDEVIASPVCVGSGRVQCAHGILPVPTPATAYLLEGIPMYESTFPGELCTPTGAALLKYFVTKFDSMPVMKAEHIGYGLGQKEFPAANCLRAILGTREAEPASLYELTCQVDDMTGEAIAFAAEQLRENGALDVYTTAITMKKSRPGTAITVLCKDGDRKKLIHALFVHTSTLGVREYPFRRYEMDRFEDTVTVDGYTLRVKKASGFGTRKAKPEYEDAASLAREEGISFREASEKIEEALHKS, from the coding sequence ATGCGTACCTTATTTCTCGATTGTTCCATGGGTGCTGCCGGTGATATGCTGACTGCATCCCTGCTTTCCCTGTTCCCGGATCCGGAGGCTATGATTCAAAAGCTCAACACCTTTGGAATTCCCGGCGTAACCTACGCACTGGAACAAACAGACCGCTGCGGTATTGCCGGCCTCATGGTGCATGTAACGGTTCATGGAGAAGAAGAAGCTCCATCCGAAGCCGTTTTGTCCCATCATAAAGATCATATGGAAAGTCATGAGCATCACCATGAACATGAGCATACACACATACATGAACATGAACATGAACACGATCACGAGCATGAACATCATCACCATCACAGCCATCACGCACTGCACGATGTCCAGACAGTCATCAATCAGCTTCATGCCGATCCTTCTGTAAAAACAAAAGCCCTCGCCGTCTATGACCTGCTCGCTGCAGCAGAGAGCAAAGCGCATCATAAACCGGTTACGGAAATACATTTCCACGAAGTGGGGCAGCTTGACGCCATCGCTGATATCATGGCGGTTTGTGAACTGATGACGCAGCTGGCTCCCGACGAAGTCATTGCGTCTCCTGTCTGTGTCGGCAGCGGACGCGTCCAGTGCGCCCACGGCATTTTGCCGGTTCCGACCCCGGCTACAGCTTACCTGCTGGAAGGCATTCCCATGTATGAAAGTACTTTTCCGGGCGAATTATGCACACCGACAGGGGCTGCCCTGCTGAAATATTTTGTCACCAAATTTGACTCCATGCCTGTTATGAAAGCAGAACACATCGGCTATGGTCTCGGCCAAAAGGAATTTCCCGCGGCCAATTGCCTGCGTGCCATTTTGGGAACGCGGGAAGCAGAACCAGCGTCCCTTTATGAACTCACCTGCCAGGTCGACGATATGACAGGAGAAGCCATTGCCTTTGCCGCGGAACAACTCCGTGAAAACGGTGCACTCGATGTTTATACGACGGCCATCACAATGAAAAAGTCACGTCCCGGCACAGCCATTACTGTCCTTTGTAAGGACGGAGACCGGAAAAAATTAATCCACGCCCTCTTTGTTCACACTTCGACTTTAGGCGTACGGGAATATCCTTTCCGCCGTTACGAAATGGACCGCTTTGAGGATACGGTGACGGTTGACGGCTACACACTCCGGGTCAAAAAGGCATCCGGATTCGGTACCCGAAAAGCAAAACCCGAATATGAGGATGCGGCCTCTCTCGCCCGGGAAGAAGGCATCAGTTTCAGGGAAGCTTCCGAAAAGATTGAGGAGGCACTGCATAAATCCTGA
- a CDS encoding manganese efflux pump MntP family protein, which yields MGALTLFLLSVSLAMDAFAVSVCGGIRLPEERKFRGGVRYGTWFGVFQALMPFIGYHLGTYFASWADAYSHWIILAILSWIGIGMIREASESPEEKADTGWKTMLGLAVATSIDALGVGVSFAFDETIVIGSAVLEIGVVTFCISFLGCVFGTYIGMVGKTKAEIAGGLVLIGIGLKGVISHFLTI from the coding sequence ATGGGAGCTCTGACATTATTCTTATTGTCCGTATCTCTGGCGATGGATGCTTTCGCGGTTTCCGTCTGCGGCGGGATTCGTCTGCCGGAGGAGCGTAAGTTCCGCGGCGGAGTCCGGTATGGGACCTGGTTCGGTGTATTTCAGGCCCTGATGCCCTTTATCGGGTACCATTTGGGAACCTATTTTGCTTCGTGGGCCGATGCTTACAGTCACTGGATTATCCTTGCAATTTTAAGCTGGATTGGAATCGGCATGATCCGGGAGGCTTCGGAGAGTCCGGAAGAAAAGGCGGATACAGGCTGGAAAACTATGCTGGGACTCGCCGTAGCGACCAGTATTGATGCGTTAGGTGTCGGTGTCAGCTTTGCTTTTGACGAAACGATTGTCATCGGATCTGCAGTGCTGGAAATCGGCGTTGTGACGTTCTGCATCTCGTTTCTGGGCTGTGTATTCGGTACCTATATCGGCATGGTAGGAAAGACCAAGGCGGAAATTGCCGGCGGACTTGTCCTTATCGGGATCGGACTGAAGGGTGTCATTTCTCATTTTTTAACAATATAG
- a CDS encoding Xaa-Pro peptidase family protein, translating into MAELEQANLQADELRRVPYEELAGRLQRFRAAMDAADPEWQMAVISDKLDMYYFTGTMQDGALMIRPQDMILWVRRSYSRALNESLLPREWIRRMKSYRQPAEYYGTQRPDVVYLDNKHTTLEWLGFFTKYFPLKERRNLEPIIARLRSIKSEYEMNLMIRAGRIHGKVMTEEVAPLLKPGISEAELAVKLYLKIVLAGGQGVARTNRQTGEDAVGLASFGKSALVQTAFDGPGGTAGTCVAVQSIGSAFRKLREGQLVYLDIPGGAEGYNTDKTIVYYFGNLDADPDKEEIVRAYHYCLELEKKTVALSKPGAVFGDVYDTIMENFDHTYDGAFMNGEQFLGHSIGLVMDETPVIAHGVRDTVKENMTIAVEPKIALPGIGTVGTENTYRITSTGAVSLTGEPQPLKVVPCGDK; encoded by the coding sequence ATGGCAGAACTTGAACAAGCAAATCTTCAGGCTGACGAGCTGCGCCGTGTGCCTTATGAAGAACTGGCAGGGCGGCTGCAGCGGTTTCGCGCAGCCATGGATGCAGCCGACCCGGAATGGCAGATGGCAGTCATTTCTGATAAACTGGATATGTATTATTTTACGGGAACAATGCAGGACGGAGCCTTGATGATTCGTCCGCAGGACATGATTTTATGGGTGCGCCGCAGCTATTCGCGGGCTCTCAATGAGTCGCTGCTGCCGCGGGAATGGATCCGCCGTATGAAAAGTTACCGGCAGCCGGCCGAGTATTATGGAACGCAGCGCCCGGACGTTGTTTATCTTGACAACAAACATACGACATTGGAATGGCTGGGATTTTTTACCAAGTATTTTCCCCTGAAAGAAAGAAGAAATCTGGAGCCCATCATTGCCCGGCTGCGGAGCATCAAAAGCGAATATGAAATGAATCTGATGATCCGTGCCGGCCGTATCCACGGGAAAGTCATGACCGAGGAAGTGGCTCCTCTTCTGAAACCCGGTATCAGTGAAGCAGAACTTGCCGTAAAGCTTTATTTAAAAATAGTCCTCGCCGGCGGGCAGGGCGTAGCTAGGACGAACCGCCAGACAGGGGAAGATGCTGTCGGACTTGCTTCTTTCGGTAAGAGTGCTCTGGTTCAGACCGCCTTTGACGGTCCCGGCGGCACTGCGGGGACCTGCGTGGCTGTACAAAGTATCGGCTCGGCTTTCCGCAAACTGCGGGAGGGACAGCTGGTTTATCTGGATATTCCTGGCGGCGCCGAGGGCTACAATACGGATAAGACCATTGTCTATTATTTTGGCAATCTTGACGCTGATCCCGACAAAGAAGAAATTGTAAGAGCTTATCATTACTGTCTTGAACTGGAAAAGAAAACCGTGGCACTCTCAAAGCCGGGCGCTGTTTTCGGTGATGTATACGACACCATTATGGAGAATTTTGACCATACTTATGACGGCGCTTTCATGAACGGAGAGCAGTTCCTGGGGCACAGTATCGGTCTTGTCATGGATGAAACGCCGGTTATTGCCCACGGAGTCCGGGATACAGTGAAAGAAAATATGACGATAGCTGTGGAACCTAAAATCGCGCTTCCCGGAATCGGTACAGTGGGAACGGAAAATACGTACCGCATTACTTCAACCGGCGCCGTTTCACTGACGGGAGAACCTCAGCCTCTCAAAGTGGTTCCCTGCGGTGATAAATGA
- the bioD gene encoding dethiobiotin synthase — protein sequence MGKAIFVTGTGTDVGKTFVTGLIVKKLRDSGRNAGYYKAALSGAEPDAEGALQPGDALYVKKTAGITEPVSQLVSYVYREAVSPHLAARWNKRPVDLDVVKQDFARAAAHYDFLTMEGSGGILCPLRWDNEQHLMLEDMIKALGLSCFVVADAGLGTINSTVLTVDYMQRHGLNVKAVFLNHWLPGDKMQEDNRQMIKTLTGLPIAACIRDDERDLDMDADALAAYYV from the coding sequence ATGGGAAAAGCAATTTTTGTTACAGGAACCGGAACAGATGTGGGAAAGACGTTTGTCACCGGTCTGATTGTGAAAAAACTGCGTGACAGCGGGCGAAATGCCGGCTATTACAAAGCTGCTTTAAGCGGGGCTGAGCCGGATGCGGAAGGCGCTTTGCAGCCGGGGGATGCTCTCTATGTCAAAAAAACGGCAGGCATTACCGAACCGGTTAGTCAACTCGTGTCTTATGTCTATCGGGAAGCCGTATCACCGCATCTGGCCGCCCGTTGGAATAAGCGGCCGGTGGATCTGGATGTCGTCAAACAGGATTTCGCACGGGCGGCAGCTCATTACGATTTTCTTACCATGGAGGGCAGCGGCGGCATTCTCTGCCCGCTGCGCTGGGATAATGAGCAGCATCTGATGTTGGAAGATATGATCAAGGCATTGGGACTTTCCTGCTTTGTTGTGGCAGATGCCGGGCTCGGGACCATTAACAGTACCGTACTCACCGTAGATTATATGCAGCGTCACGGATTAAACGTCAAGGCTGTTTTTCTGAATCATTGGCTTCCGGGAGATAAGATGCAGGAAGATAACCGACAGATGATCAAGACGCTGACCGGGCTGCCGATAGCTGCCTGCATTCGTGATGACGAACGGGACCTTGATATGGATGCGGATGCGTTGGCCGCCTATTATGTATAA
- a CDS encoding biotin transporter BioY, translated as MRKIKMREMVLCALFVALIAVGAFIRIPVGSTIYTLQFLATLLAGQLLGGRLGALAVITYTVMGLIGIPVFASGGGPGYLLQPTFGYLPAFALQAYAGGTLIRMRNQPITARRQLAANLVGLVIVYIIGIAYFYVISRFVLHAAMSFWVMLWYCAVLQIVPDLVICAVAAVIGQRCYKAGIWIS; from the coding sequence GTGAGAAAAATAAAAATGCGGGAAATGGTATTATGTGCCCTGTTTGTTGCATTGATCGCTGTTGGTGCTTTTATTCGGATCCCCGTAGGGTCTACTATTTACACGCTGCAGTTTTTAGCGACGCTGCTGGCGGGGCAGCTGCTCGGCGGACGGCTTGGAGCATTGGCTGTCATCACTTATACGGTAATGGGACTTATCGGGATACCGGTATTTGCTTCCGGCGGAGGTCCGGGTTATCTGCTTCAGCCGACTTTCGGTTATTTGCCGGCATTCGCGCTGCAGGCTTATGCAGGAGGCACGCTGATTCGCATGCGGAATCAGCCGATTACGGCACGCAGGCAATTGGCGGCAAATTTGGTGGGACTTGTCATCGTGTACATCATTGGCATTGCTTACTTTTATGTCATAAGCCGATTCGTACTTCACGCCGCTATGAGCTTCTGGGTGATGCTCTGGTACTGCGCGGTTCTTCAGATTGTACCTGATCTTGTGATTTGCGCGGTGGCTGCAGTCATTGGACAGCGCTGTTATAAGGCCGGAATCTGGATTTCATAA
- a CDS encoding threonine/serine dehydratase, which translates to MSVDVAAICEAQKRIACYVLHTPLLRMPGLDPYLGCEVYIKPECMQITHSFKLRGAANKLLSLDEETRKRGVVGASSGNHGRGLAYAAARLGVPATIVIPNGAPQVKVEAIKSLGAKVVRAEATERFDVARRIAAETGAVMAHPYDDEMVIAGQGTAGMEIAEDLPDVDVFITGISGGGLLGGASTALKGFCPNVRVYGAEPAVMPRYSESLKAGKRVVVPFHPSIADALLTQTPGEKNFPLIPKNVEAVYPVSETDILRGMKLLLMEGKLLAEPGGCIGIGALLSGQVKVSPKEKVCILISGGNLDFSTLQKLEDVEI; encoded by the coding sequence ATGTCCGTCGACGTTGCTGCTATCTGTGAAGCACAGAAACGAATTGCATGCTATGTGCTGCATACGCCGCTGCTGCGTATGCCCGGCCTTGATCCTTACTTGGGCTGTGAGGTCTACATCAAACCGGAATGCATGCAGATTACGCATTCGTTCAAATTGCGCGGTGCTGCAAATAAACTGCTGTCGCTGGATGAAGAAACCCGAAAAAGAGGTGTCGTCGGAGCTTCTTCCGGGAACCATGGAAGAGGGCTTGCTTACGCGGCCGCCCGCCTGGGTGTTCCGGCTACAATTGTTATTCCTAATGGGGCTCCGCAGGTAAAAGTCGAAGCTATCAAGTCGCTCGGGGCAAAGGTCGTGCGGGCCGAGGCAACAGAACGTTTTGACGTGGCACGCAGGATTGCCGCCGAAACGGGTGCTGTCATGGCGCATCCCTATGATGATGAGATGGTCATTGCCGGCCAGGGAACGGCCGGAATGGAAATTGCCGAAGACTTGCCTGATGTAGATGTTTTTATTACGGGTATCAGCGGCGGAGGCCTGCTTGGGGGTGCGTCAACGGCCCTCAAGGGGTTTTGTCCTAATGTCAGAGTCTATGGTGCAGAACCGGCCGTGATGCCGCGGTATTCCGAAAGCTTGAAAGCGGGAAAACGCGTTGTCGTCCCGTTCCATCCCAGTATTGCCGACGCGCTGCTGACCCAGACTCCTGGGGAAAAGAACTTCCCCCTGATCCCAAAGAACGTGGAAGCAGTATATCCTGTCTCTGAAACGGATATTTTAAGAGGCATGAAATTGCTGTTGATGGAGGGTAAGCTGCTGGCAGAGCCCGGCGGCTGCATCGGAATCGGTGCGCTGCTCTCCGGGCAGGTAAAGGTCAGCCCGAAAGAGAAGGTTTGTATCCTTATTTCGGGCGGTAATCTTGATTTTTCGACGCTTCAGAAACTTGAAGACGTTGAAATCTAA
- the larB gene encoding nickel pincer cofactor biosynthesis protein LarB yields MKSEHTLEALLTKVKNGSLSVEEAALRLRKAPFVDLGYAQVDTHRELRQGIPEVIYGAGKTAEQILGIAQTLRKDSSRPVLITRLDAEKAKKIQMQLPLDYHTDGRIGLVGSLPEPDGIGTILILAAGTSDRPVAEEAIWTARALGNEVKAFHDVGVAGLHRLLAHLDDMMQATVIIAIAGMEGALASVVGGLVSCPVIAVPTSVGYGAAFGGMTALCSMLNSCASGVSVVNIDNGFGAAYQASLINHIKGDQ; encoded by the coding sequence ATGAAGAGTGAACATACATTAGAAGCACTGCTTACAAAGGTAAAAAACGGCAGCCTTTCTGTAGAAGAGGCAGCGCTGAGGCTGCGTAAAGCGCCTTTTGTCGATTTAGGATACGCCCAGGTCGATACGCATCGGGAACTGCGGCAGGGTATTCCGGAAGTCATTTACGGAGCCGGCAAAACAGCCGAGCAGATTCTCGGAATCGCCCAAACCCTGCGGAAGGATTCTTCCCGACCTGTGCTGATCACACGTCTTGACGCGGAAAAAGCAAAAAAAATTCAAATGCAGCTGCCGCTGGATTATCATACTGATGGCCGTATCGGCCTTGTTGGTTCCCTGCCTGAACCGGACGGTATCGGTACCATACTTATTCTCGCCGCGGGTACCAGTGACCGCCCCGTAGCGGAAGAAGCAATTTGGACAGCCCGGGCTCTGGGCAATGAAGTCAAGGCCTTTCACGATGTCGGCGTAGCCGGTCTGCATCGCCTTCTGGCCCACTTGGATGACATGATGCAGGCTACGGTCATCATTGCCATCGCCGGCATGGAAGGCGCTCTGGCAAGCGTTGTCGGCGGCCTGGTCAGCTGCCCGGTCATTGCCGTACCCACAAGCGTCGGCTATGGTGCCGCTTTCGGCGGTATGACGGCCCTCTGCTCCATGCTGAATTCTTGTGCCAGCGGCGTTTCCGTTGTCAATATTGATAACGGTTTCGGCGCTGCCTACCAGGCAAGTTTAATCAATCATATCAAAGGAGATCAATGA